gtattttcattttctaagcTTGTATATACCATACATTCATTTATAATTCTGTGTAACAATATCCAAACATGTACAGCAGGCTACAGCTGTGAATACTTTTAACAAGGCAACTGTGGATGGAGTCTTCTGGGGGTAACTACTAagaaatattacaatatatatataaatatattcagtACGATTTTCACTCCTGCAGACACAGTAAGGTAAAAATGTTATACATTTATTGCTCCATGGTAGAGAGAGGTAATGTTTAGACCAAAGAAGTGTACTTTAGTCCCTGAATACAATTCCTAACACTTACAAATCCAGAGTATGAGGACTCATGTAGAACAGCTCCCCTCACACAAACACTTCTGTTTTAAATTGGTTCCTAGAGTGTGCCGCAGGCAATAAGCACAACCGGACAGTACTAAACCTGAGGTCAAGTAACGTATGAATGGGTAATGATGACTGGAGTCTCTAGGACCTGTGTTCATGTAACTTACATGCATGACTGTCGTTGTTCAAAGTGGTTTTTCTCCAGACAAAATCCGTTATCTGATTTTTACAAGATAATCATAAAGGTTTAAACATGCATTTATAACAAGACACAACGCAGGTGTGACAAAGAAATTACTGCGACTACAGACATTCAGTGTTCCAGTGTCTTCCAACAAGGTACAGAAATGAAAACGTAAACCCTTGAAAACAACCGCTTTTAAAAACCAAACGTGGGGGTTATTGGTCAGCTTCAATATGGGAATGTGTGATATCTAAGCAAAAAGTCTCAATagcaaaaatgacaaaagaaagGATTTCTGAGTTCTGAGCTGAACTGTAAATTTCCTGTACTGGTTGTTTGCCAGTGAATATGAACGTAacggcaagaaaaaaaaagacaagatatttacttttttggttttgtgttCTCTGCAATTGTTCGGGAACATGTGTCCGAATAAACACTTTCATGACTGCCCATATCGCAGAAGCcgtagcatttttttttgtattattgcacAGCTTCACCTGAAGAAGCATTTTCTCAATTTTGTTATCAAAAATACAATCTAAATAGGTGACGTGCTTGTAGATGCTGTTCCCCGAATACCATAGACACCTTAAAAAATGACTAAGAGAGAATTTTGCGCCACACTGgacatgacttttttttctacaacGGCACCTGAATATCAGCtattaaaacctgtctacacaGTCAGCATACCCTGTTTGAAAACCTAAACAAAACACGAAAACATTGTAGACCTAAGGATTAATGAGCACTCCGGTTCCTGGTGAACAAACAAAGACGCATCCAATaaaagtaacagcagacttGCTGCAAGAGTGAATTCATTAATGCACCGAGCAAGACGTTTAAGCTTTTTGTCATTGGTTACCTATCTTTGGTAGTTTTAGAAACTTTGAGaactttataaatattattCTGAAAGACCGTGATGAAGTGAGGTCTGGAATCCCTTCCTAGTAAAGTGCAGAGGGGTATCTTGCCGGCATTCCTGGGATCCTCCACATCCCAAATTTCCGGCATGCTGCAGCCCGGCCTACAAAACAGAGATGCATTTACAGCAGgtctgaataaaacaaaatctgtcaAGTGtacttaatgtacagtaaatacaaagtACAACTTTCAACACTGCAAGCACTATAAACCTTCTTCTGCTCTGTGCTGGTGTATCTGCTCAAGTTGCCTTTTCACTGGGATAgtgaagaagaaaacaaactgaattCGGATTCAGAACAGACTTCGGACACGCATCGTAAATCCGGCACATGGAAATCCTGCTCTGCACCGATTTATTTTACAGCCGTAACTGTGATAAATACTCAGATGTGAAATcatgcagggaaaaaaaaagaagtaaaatcAGCCAGCGAAGCTATCCATGCCTTATGGTTTGTAACCTTATGCTTTAAATGAAGATTTGCGGTAATGAAGGGCGCACGTTCAATTTTGATACATCAATACCATTTGAGCATACCTGAACGCccgtttttttaaaagacttcaTTTTAAAAACGATCCGTAATAATTTCAAGTGTGTAAGGGATTACTTTTAAACTAATGAGAAGGTAGGGGAAACCGCCTTTAAGAGGGAACATACTGAATTATTTTATGTAGTAACTAGACACCCCagtataattatatagttaGTCCTCCCAATTTccagttaattttaaaaagcagtcaCGTCCACAAGTGAAATTTAATTAACGGATAACCTTTAAAAACTAACAACTATAGTCACACATAAAACAGAAGTTGGAAAAGAGGTCAATTTGAAAGACGTACAGTGATAGAAATAAAAGAGACATACTAAAATAACCATTAacgttcaattttttttaacacaggcATCTCCTTGCTTAAACTTGAGCCCTCTGTGCTGGCAGGAAAGCGCtgttagttttaaaatgttatcagcATATTGATTCTCTGAATGGTACGACTTACAACCTACAGTCTTACAGTTGCACCCTTTACATTAATGAACGCTGCCACAATACAGGAGTTGACACAGAAGTAAAACCGttacaaaatgtaatgtttacCAACACCCCACCTTAATATGGACTGTTCTAAAACTAGCACTTCTGTACAAAACATGCAGAGCGTTGAAGGCGTGTTACCTGGATCTCCTTGTACACCAGGAATCCTCCAAAATAAAATAGTCCACTCCAAGTTTCACTAAATTAGCCCTGACTTCTTCTGCAGGTTTTCGGCTGTACATTGCATATACCAGCTTTGTCCTTTGCCTGAAGAAGTCAAGAgatgcagaaacagaaaaaataaataaattccacGTGAACAGTGTAGTAAGGCAATAGGATTTTCTAAACAAACCTCCAATGGAACAAAAGCACTGAATGTTATTCGTTAAGTTTTAGAAACCGATAATTATTCATTTATGAAGGTTAGCATTAGGTGGTTTGCTAAAGCTTTGATTTTCATTGtaaagttttttaaattaacaaggCAAATACAATATCGCCTTTACAGAGGAAGGGTATCCAGTATTGCCGAGATTCAGTTCAAGTAGCAGCGAGGGCTTTTTTGAGCTCCAAAGCACTGGAATATGGTCAAAAGTATACGTGTACTGTACACTCTCTGCCCATTTACTGGACACGGGCCGTTATTCTGAGGGCAGTCTGTTGTCATGCTGTCCAGATCCATTGTCCATTTATGGGACTTTGTCCATTCTTTGAGGGGGGAGTTCATTGCCTGTACAACAGATTTTGCCAGTTGTATCCAAGATCCATTCAAAGGAAGACCGTTAAAGACAGGACACACTGCATTCTTAGAAAACGTTATTTTACTACAGTTTTTCCTCAGCAATCCAGTGAAACATAAAAGACACTCCAAACTGGCATTTATTTTCAGGCGCACCAAgaaacacacatgcacacaagaGCAGCAGAAGACATGGACTTTCAGGGGAATACGACGCTGGGGGTCAAGCTGTAAGGCAGTCTTTCATGAACGTCTAAGACAGGAACTCAGTCAACACAGAAGGCGTGCTGGGCGATGCGTTTACCTCAGCCCTGCGTCTTCGTAGTGCGGGTGGTTCACGACCGGCCTCATGGCAGACAGCTTCACACTTGCCATCGTGGGCATGGCTCCAGCAAAGACTGCGTCTGAAAGCACTCTCACAGTTACTCGCGCCAGAACATGAGCTTCACAGCTGCGAGGCACCGAGTTAGCATCCCCGATCTCCTTTTTTTATCCCTTTCTCCTTCCACCCCTCCTTTTCTGGGAGATTGCCAGGATACATTTCACTTGCTAGAATATTGTTctattaatcatcatttgtaattcaacaaaataggACATTTTTCAAGGCACTGTGTACCAACATTCACAGGCGATGCCAAGATTAAACATTTCCTCTTTGTAGGGCACAGAACCACATCAACCTTTAGCTTTGACAGCAACTCAGAAACCTTATAAAGTTCTCTCGATTGTCTAATTGAGGAAGACAGTATAATTTTAGAATAAAGGAGGTGGAATATGGCATTTAACTGCAGAGGGTGAATCAGTAACACCTTATGTGAAGATCTGATCCTGCAGCCTGACAACTAGTAAGTGGCTGGGTCAACTGCCATTCAATTAATTTGGCCTAGATTTACATAGGAAATTCGCCAGGAAGTGTAGGGAGCAAATTTGTTTTCCAGCAACGCTGCATTTTCGATGTGGTAGAGTCTGAAAACGTGAGCTGTTGGGGCCCTTCTGGAGCATGCTAACTTGGTTTCCTATTCTGTAATTTTAGTAACAATGAGATTCATGCGGTCATAAGGGAAATACAAAAGAACTGTCTTTACTGAAGCTTCTGACTGTCCCCCGCAGAATACAGGAGTTATTCTGCAGAGCTGCAATTTACATAAACACTTCCAATTAAGCTTGAAACAGCATCTGCAATGTCTTGTTTCATAATAGCATGGTATTAAAATGCCAGTTGGAGGTACTGGTTTGTACAAATCTGCAGAAATTGGCACGCTGATCTGGCAGCAACACTATCCATGTTGCTAGATCCCTGCACATACCACTGAAAAAGCTCAAGAGGCATAAATACAGTCAAATCTGGAGTATGATTTTGTCcagatgaaaataaattctTTGGGGTTAAACACCTGCCAGATCTCCACCATCCAGCATACCGACTTACGCTAAAAACTATACTAATGAACATGCTTGCAAGTGGAAGTTTAACTCCACggaacaaatgttttatttaatattaaccTTACATTcctgcataaaataaaaatgatgtgcAGCAATTACTgcaatatattaataaaattatattgcaGGAACTCATAGGCAGAATTTAAGTATTATTGCAGTATTAAAGGACTGCCATTTCTTTACTTTTCCAAGTCCACATGTTGCTAATTTGGGCCACCATGTTTGTGAGTGGTTTTGAAGCAGAATTACGTGATTATTGGCAGGTTGCTGAACTTTGTGGAACAACAGTATTTCAGCTCTCCATCACAGGTACGTTGATGCGCAGCAAAAATGGAATCATTTGCAGCTCTAATGAAGTAGTATCGTCCCTCACTATAGCGGATGACAACActtcaaaaacagaaataccCAACCACATGAACTCCCCCTTTTCCTGTTTCAAAGCGGACACTGTCCACCAGCACGGAGAACTGTATAACGATCTTTTAATTTGAGATTTTTAGAAACTTGAGATTCACTTAGCTTCTAAACGACCCAATGACCAAGACTGCCTGAATACGCCCCCTCTTTCCTGCATCTCCACCTCTTCCATCACACAATGACCTGGCATATAGCCCATGAACATTCGGCACTCACTTGACCTGCTGTTCGCTTTAATCCACTCCAGCAGCTCTTCCTGGGGCAGGTTGCTGAATTCTCCCATGATGCTCCACTGGCTCTGCAGGTTGGCCACCCCTTGAACAGCCATAATGGAAAGAATCCCAAAGACCAGCAGCTGGTGCCGGTACTTCTGTCCTGCCcagctgaaaagctgaaaagataaaaaatgccatcagtggggaaaaaaaaagaagaaaagttaaaaaacaaaatcagtcccccccactttccttcaaataaaataagttaATAAAGTCATACACGttaaaagcaatttaatttcctttaaattGTTTGGCCGAGGAAAGAGCCAAACAGAAATCTTCTAACTGTACTGCTGATTCTGAGGAAAACTTTGATCTGATTCTATAGATAAGAGCTATCTGGCATTGAATGCCTTTACCTCAATGCAAACCTCTATTAAACATGAAATGAAGAAATAACTAGAAGTTTATATTTCTCAtgtcaaaataaatgaatgttttagGTTAACAGTTTTTACACGTAGATTTTAAGGGTATGTAATTTTGTTGCAAACATATGGTGTGTCGTTCTCTACCCTAAACTGAACTTGAACAGTTACTTGCTCAAACACAAGTgattaaaatacaaagaatCTGAATGTAGTAATTCATTACTTACCTGTCGTGAACAGATTAACGAGGCCATTATACACATATGAGGTGTGAGGAACAGTTTTAACCTCATAATTAGGATTGCAAGCACAGTGAATGCAATTAGCTGTAATAGATGGTAAACcatctaaaaaaaagaagaaaacaatcaTTAACAGGTAATAATCTCAATGACTGAGCACATGTTTCTGTAAGCGTTTTAATTgccaaaattaaaatgacaactCACTAAGATTCTCAAATCAGGCATATTGCCTATTGTCTAAAAGAAAATCACTCAAAGAATAACTCTTGGACTGACCAGGAGTTTATTCAAGTAATCATCAGGGTAAAGCAGGCCAAAAAGGCTGTAAAACATTATGACCACAAATGTCTGTGCTTAATTTTTCCATCTCTAAATATAAGCATGAATGATTCCATACAGAAATTAAAGATAATGTGGATGTACATCAGTGGGGACCACTCACGAGGCACTGGACAAACGTCAAACTATCACAACAAATAATGTAGCTTCGATGACATATGAATGTCTTACCTCTCCATTTGGAATTTGCGCAGTCCTGAAATAAGAAGCAGAGACTACAATGATTTCACACAGGAAGAAAAGCATCATCTCTTCAACATGCAGGATTCAATCTTTAAATAATTTCTGGTTTtagattaatataaaaatgaaatttaccTGAATAAAGTTTCGAAAAGAACAGTCTGAAATATGAAAGACCAAAGCTCACCTTATGAAAACTTTAGACGGGAATCTTTTCATCAATACCCCACGTTTGTTAATCTATAACCAGttgaaagctttttaaaaaaaaaactaacaacaaCAATAGTCAAAAAGGGAGGTTGTAAAAAAGCTCCTTACTGATCAGCACTCTGCAGATTCATAGTCTCAGGTCGTTCAGTCTTCTGTTGTCCCAAAAACTTCCAAACTTGTTTTACCGTCTGTAAAATTAAACAATCGataattataaaacatattCTGTACAACTGATGTATACATTGCAGGGCACAGTTTTTAGTTAtccccttttctctttttattgcCCAATTCTTATAAAAATGAACCGGAGAGCAGTTATTCTCTGCCCATCCCCTCGAGCCTTCAGTTGAGGGGCTGTTGATCACCTCACTGCGGCAGCTCGCGCTGCGTCACAGAAGAGCCGTTGACACATCCTCCGGGGTGTATACCTGTCAACCCCTCCCACTTCTTCAGTCCACATGATCCAGTGCGCGGAAAAAGGACTACAGCAGGTTTTCTAGGCGGCTGGGCCAGTTTGGTCTTGATCACTCCATTTAGAGACCAGTGAAAACGAAGATGGCGACGCCTTTCAGCTCTCAAAGGCCGCAGCTGGCAGGTccagacttacagtaaatggaCCAACTTACTAAATGAATCAATCACTTATGAGTTGTAAGTCTTTACAACCCGATGATTTAAGAGTAACTTTGAAAACTGGAATGTGGCTCTCCACGGCCAGTGTGGGTCCTGGTCCATGAGTTTTAGGGGAACCTCCTAATTACCACCTGGAAATCAGCTGTGGCCACTTCTTATCCACTTTCTTCAAGCATGAGAAGAATAGCAGAGGCTATAAACATCACCACCTCACGTGCGACTTCATTGGACAAATGAAGTCTTCAATATCCGAGATGGGATGAAAATTTAGAAACGTTCTGCTTCAGGACAGGGGTCGCCCAGCCTTGAAGCCCCAGCAGAGGGACAGGTACGGTTCTCATTGTCTTTTCCACCCCTGTGCCGGTTACATCCCAAAACTTCCCACGTTAAACATTTCATGGAAGTGCCTTCCGAGactaaacaaaaactgaaaaaaaatgtcattttgatgccatgcattaaaaaaaaaaacgcacaacaaagcatgtgttttgaaaaataatagcAACAATAACTATGAAACTTACATTTCCAGTAATTACAGCGAAGACTAAAAGGTTTACTGGGAACAGCAATGTTTTTATATACCGCAGTGGAGTCTGAAAAGAGAGGAACATTAAGAGCCTTTGACAAGAAAAACAGTATGGCCCAGATAAATCACAAAGAACATTTTTCATGCATTGCCATTTTTTATCATGAATGGGTTTGAAAAACATGGtaaattacaaataattttgtaataaaataccATAGATAAATACAGATGTTATTTAGAAACAGTCATGCGTAATTTCTCAAATATCGAAGCTATAAAAGGAATGATAAATATAAAGTTACACACCTCCTTTTCCATGAAGTCAAATTCAGCTGCACAGGTGTACATCATTGTGTCAAAATCTTTATAACTggtaaactttgatttgatcagACTACTTATGTGTGCCTGAAGAGAAAAAGACACCATAAAAAAAAccattaagaatttaagaaatattaagaaagaatATTAAGCGCAAGGAAAATTGGGATAGGCATCTAGCAAAAACAACATTCATAAGGCTTTGATGCTGAACATCCTGCTAGCGATGCAGGGAGAGCTGTACCACTGATATTCCGAGATCCTCTCTGGTTTTGAAACTCAACCAAACATCCGATAAATACAAACAGCTCAAATATcaattcatttattcatttcaaGATGTCTAAAGTACACCAGTTTCTCCCAGTGCACCCATGTCTGCTGGAttaaattaagtattttttccacatttctaATGATCAGGGCTGAAGTCTTAATGGAGGTCTAGCTTTTAACTGCTGAAAGACAACAGTAGTTGGTTGGGCAAGGTGGAACTGGAGAGCAAGCAGAGAGTTTTCAACAAAACTTTGTTTCATAATGGAAagtgtaattaaattaaaaggctATTTTCTTTACAATACATCTAGACACAAAGCACTGACAACTGTAACCcaaacagggtaaaagaggagTGACTTAACTTTTTACCACTGAACTCGGCCATTGTTTTGCAGCTTATACTGAAATGCTCCGGAGGattattgtgttttttacatTGGGCTTGTAAATCTATAGAAGTCTATGCTGTCTTACGTCATCAGCAGCTCCAAGAACTGCAGAAGCCAGACTCTTCAAAATCACCGTCGATATAAACCAGCCAAGACCTTCAGCCACCTGAGAATTAAAAGATAACTTATAAGCATATATCTatctaaaattaattaaaacttcAAATCTTGGCGATGCAAACTGACAATAATACTGACAAATCTTATTCTTTAGCCAAAAGCTTTGGCTTTACTGTTCTGTACTATTTCAGTTTAAATAACATTGGAAATGATTAAACAATTTCAACACGATTCATCTTTTTAGGATATTTTGTTACGGCACGCCGTAGAACTTACCCATGTGGCAATTCCTGGTTTGCAGTATTGAGAAATTTCTTTTTTGAGTGCAACAACACCCTGGAATGAAGAAGCTTATATTAACGgcggaatattttaaaaaggaataacacgttgtatatacacacacatgcatGTGTAACGCATCCTCACTGAAACAAACGCAGTGTTGTCGGAGCCTTTTCTACTTTCGAAGTCACACGGGCTTGTAACAGCACATGGATAAGtagaaccaaaaaaaaactgctgggcGAAGTTAGTGACTGCTGGGTCTGGGCTTGTTGGGGGGGCGATAAGTACGAGGTAAACCGGAACAGATGTTCTCACAGTAACACTTGACAGTGCCCACTCACCCAAATCGATACCAGCGAAGATGCATAAAAAGAGGTGAGAAGCATGGAATTTCCAAACATCAAAACAAAGCAAGCCAACAGCGAAACCtggaaagtagaaaaaaaaacgcagTTAAAAAGCGTGATTTTAGGTACTTTTGTTGGCAGTGGTCTCTCTGCTAATATTGTCGGtacaaacttgttttttttttttctggaagggGAGACAGCTGTTAAGAAAATCATTTGAAGGGGTTGGGTAGGTCCTGCTATTGCTTTTTCATCTGTTTGGCTGAGATATTTTCATGACATCTTGCTTTTGGAAAGACCCACACCTCAATTGTACTACGCAGCTGCTGCCACGATGTCAGCCTGAGACGCTGCTATCGATACAGAAATGTGCTTGTGCAATGTTCTGTAAAGGTCTGGTTTAGAGTCCTTTGTTGTACTAGGTACTGCACTATTTTGTGACGTTTCCTTCATGCTCTGCTTTTTTGTCACATATTTGCAGGGGTGAGGTCTAAATTGAAAATTAAAGCAATAattcacaaaaaacacatactttGTATTTATACCACTGCTCTGTTTCTACATCTTGCTAgtaaaataagcaaaaaatcaTCTGTCGTTGAGCCAAAATAAGtctttaagcttttatttttgcgTCCATATTTCATATGAATTTAACAACACCGAAAAGACTGAACCTGACCTAGGGCACTATGATCTAATGAGCAAAACATTCCAAGATAAACAGATGATGCACTTATATAAATTCACACTGCAGTTTGGATCGTTTCCCGTCTTTAAATTGCAAATATaaaatttcaaaaataaaaaaaaaagatttatagcCATCAGTCTATTCTAAATGCTAAGAATAAGTATGTTTTAACGTCTAATAACTTCACGCCCAAGTACATTTGTAAAATACTTCAATTATTAATAAGGttacttaaataattaaaacaaatgattCAAATTTCCCACATCCCTTCCTATTTCCTCAGCAAATCAGCCCTTAGCACTTAGCCTTATGCCCACACAGATGAATATCCAGCCCAGATGCAGAAAGGCCTAGATTTTTCACTCAAGACACTCTCTCTATCCGTATAGTCTTGGGTTCCTAAAATCCTGACTGaggacaaaaaagaaaactaccAGCTAAAAATCTGACAGAATGAACCTGTAATGTTCAGGCATACTTTAACTACCTAAGAATGCTCAGGTTGGATttcttcttaaatattttaaacaactgCAATAAAATAAGCAGCTAAATTAGACACAGCACTGTTATAAATGTGAGTAGGAGGAGGAACA
This is a stretch of genomic DNA from Lepisosteus oculatus isolate fLepOcu1 chromosome 10, fLepOcu1.hap2, whole genome shotgun sequence. It encodes these proteins:
- the dpy19l1l gene encoding dpy-19-like 1, like isoform X2 translates to MVTSACSTAAAPEGGEHPLPPPRKEGRGGPTSKAALLNASRNGVINQALVSFSSRVQPLLIICFLPPPPPVRSVHRFLAMKSMVVKTRRQGCREPSASDRERSSQAPAAPASGKAAGRRAGREGKTAPAPGSLAPGRGRLLLSVPARIGSRLGLTVPAFLKMGSALVLAAVAGILHWYHISNLFENDRHFSHLSTLEKEMAFRTEMVVLASWYRIYTGTMDFFGFPTKICWTVNRGEGLNPVESCEGLGDPAYFYVTFVFVLNGVMMSLFFIYGTYLSGSRLGGVVTVLCFFFNHGESTRVMWTPPLRESFSYPFLVLQMLLLTHILRTPKPGKKSFVALGVSNVLFMLPWQFAQFVLLTQIASLFASYIMGYLVSSKLQSLLLTHMVSLLACFVLMFGNSMLLTSFYASSLVSIWGVVALKKEISQYCKPGIATWVAEGLGWFISTVILKSLASAVLGAADDAHISSLIKSKFTSYKDFDTMMYTCAAEFDFMEKETPLRYIKTLLFPVNLLVFAVITGNTVKQVWKFLGQQKTERPETMNLQSADQTAQIPNGEMVYHLLQLIAFTVLAILIMRLKLFLTPHMCIMASLICSRQLFSWAGQKYRHQLLVFGILSIMAVQGVANLQSQWSIMGEFSNLPQEELLEWIKANSRSNAVFAGAMPTMASVKLSAMRPVVNHPHYEDAGLRQRTKLVYAMYSRKPAEEVRANLVKLGVDYFILEDSWCTRRSRPGCSMPEIWDVEDPRNAGKIPLCTLLGRDSRPHFITVFQNNIYKVLKVSKTTKDR